From Klebsiella electrica, the proteins below share one genomic window:
- a CDS encoding MipA/OmpV family protein, with translation MNKIKPLALSVCLAASVSAAHAEGKFTLGAGVGIVENPYKQYDADVYPVPAISYESDSFWFHGLGGGYYLWNDDTDKLSVTAYWSPMYFKPGNSDSEQMRKLDRRKSTMMAGLSYIHNTPYGFLRTTLAGDTLDNSNGITWDTAWLYRYNNGNLTLTPGIGVEWNSDNQNEYYYGVSQHESNRSGMRSYDPDSSWNPYLELSANYRFLGDWSVYGVARYTRLSNEITDSPMVDKSWSGLISTGITYTF, from the coding sequence GTGAATAAGATCAAACCTCTGGCACTCAGCGTGTGCCTTGCGGCCTCTGTTTCGGCTGCCCACGCGGAAGGGAAATTTACGTTAGGGGCCGGCGTGGGTATCGTCGAGAACCCTTATAAACAATACGATGCCGATGTTTACCCGGTCCCGGCAATAAGTTATGAGAGCGACAGCTTTTGGTTTCACGGCCTCGGCGGCGGCTACTATTTGTGGAATGACGACACCGATAAGCTGTCCGTAACCGCCTACTGGTCACCGATGTACTTCAAGCCGGGCAACAGCGATAGTGAGCAAATGCGCAAACTGGATCGCCGTAAATCAACCATGATGGCCGGGCTCTCTTATATCCACAACACGCCGTACGGCTTCTTGCGTACGACGCTGGCAGGCGACACGCTGGATAACAGCAACGGTATCACCTGGGATACCGCCTGGCTCTATCGCTATAACAACGGCAACCTGACCTTGACGCCGGGGATCGGGGTAGAGTGGAACAGCGATAACCAGAACGAATACTACTATGGCGTTTCTCAGCATGAGTCGAATCGCAGCGGCATGCGTAGCTACGACCCGGATAGCAGCTGGAACCCCTATCTTGAGCTGTCGGCCAACTATCGTTTCCTCGGCGACTGGAGCGTGTATGGCGTGGCGCGTTACACCCGCCTGTCAAATGAAATCACCGACAGCCCGATGGTGGACAAATCCTGGAGCGGCCTGATCTCCACCGGGATTACCTACACCTTCTGA
- a CDS encoding D-hexose-6-phosphate mutarotase: MINKIFALPVVEQLTPVLSRRQLDELELIVVDHPQVKASVAFQGAHLLSWQPAGEQEVLWLSNNTPFKNGVALRGGVPVCWPWFGPAAQQGFPSHGFARNLPWALKGHDEDESGVMLTFELKSSDETRKYWPHEFTLYARFRLGKTCEIELEAHGEFETTSALHTYFNVGDIAAVKVSGLGDRYIDKVNNAEEGVLSNGVQTFPDRTDRVYLNAEACSVIHDAALNRNIDVVHHHHSNVVGWNPGPALSISMGDMPDDGYKTFVCVETCCVTEAQKTSEENPSRLAQTIRIAKRG; encoded by the coding sequence ATGATTAACAAAATTTTTGCTCTCCCGGTAGTTGAACAACTTACCCCTGTCCTCTCGCGCCGCCAGCTTGATGAGCTGGAGCTGATCGTTGTCGACCATCCGCAGGTTAAAGCCTCCGTTGCTTTCCAGGGCGCGCACCTGCTCTCCTGGCAACCGGCTGGCGAACAAGAAGTACTGTGGCTCAGCAACAATACGCCGTTCAAAAACGGCGTGGCGCTGCGCGGCGGCGTGCCGGTTTGCTGGCCGTGGTTTGGCCCGGCGGCGCAGCAGGGCTTCCCGTCTCACGGCTTCGCCCGTAACCTGCCGTGGGCGCTGAAAGGCCATGACGAAGATGAAAGCGGCGTGATGCTGACCTTCGAACTAAAAAGTAGCGATGAGACCCGCAAGTACTGGCCGCACGAATTTACGCTGTATGCGCGTTTCAGACTGGGTAAAACCTGCGAGATCGAGCTGGAAGCGCACGGCGAATTTGAAACCACCTCCGCGCTGCATACCTACTTCAACGTCGGCGACATCGCCGCGGTAAAAGTCAGTGGCCTCGGCGACCGCTATATCGATAAAGTGAACAATGCCGAAGAAGGCGTGTTGAGCAACGGCGTACAGACCTTCCCGGATCGTACCGACCGTGTCTATCTGAATGCCGAAGCCTGTAGCGTGATTCACGACGCTGCGCTGAATCGCAACATCGACGTCGTCCACCATCACCACAGCAACGTAGTTGGCTGGAACCCAGGCCCGGCGCTGTCCATCAGCATGGGCGATATGCCGGATGACGGTTACAAAACCTTTGTTTGCGTCGAGACCTGTTGCGTTACCGAAGCGCAGAAAACCAGCGAAGAGAATCCCTCTCGGCTGGCGCAAACTATCCGCATCGCGAAACGCGGCTAA
- the ansA gene encoding asparaginase translates to MQKKSIYVAYTGGTIGMQRSEHGYIPVSGHLQRQLALMPEFHRPEMPDFTIHEYEPLMDSSDMTPEDWQHIADDIRAHYDEYDGFVILHGTDTMAFTASALSFMLEHLGKPVIVTGSQIPLAELRSDGQINLLNALYVAANYPINEVALFFNNRLYRGNRTTKAHADGFDAFASPNLAPLLEAGIHIRRLGTPPAPQGIGELIVHPITPQPIGVVTIYPGISADVVRNFLRQPVKALILRSYGVGNAPQNGEFIQVLAEASQRGIVVINLTQCMSGKVNMGGYATGNALAQAGVISGFDMTVEATLTKLHYLLSQNLSVDEIRNLMQKNLRGELTPDE, encoded by the coding sequence ATGCAAAAGAAATCGATTTACGTTGCCTACACCGGTGGGACCATCGGTATGCAGCGCTCAGAACACGGCTATATCCCCGTTTCCGGCCACCTGCAGCGTCAGCTGGCGCTGATGCCTGAGTTCCACCGTCCGGAGATGCCGGACTTTACGATCCATGAGTATGAGCCGCTGATGGACTCTTCCGATATGACGCCGGAAGACTGGCAGCATATCGCCGACGATATCCGCGCCCATTACGACGAGTACGACGGCTTTGTTATCCTGCACGGGACGGACACCATGGCCTTTACTGCCTCAGCGCTGTCGTTCATGCTGGAGCATCTGGGTAAACCGGTTATTGTGACAGGGTCACAAATTCCGTTGGCCGAGCTGCGCTCCGACGGGCAGATCAATTTGCTCAATGCCCTGTACGTTGCCGCGAATTACCCGATTAATGAAGTGGCGCTGTTCTTCAATAATCGTCTGTATCGCGGCAACCGCACAACCAAAGCCCATGCCGATGGTTTCGACGCCTTCGCCTCTCCCAATCTGGCGCCTTTACTGGAAGCCGGGATCCACATTCGTCGCCTCGGCACGCCGCCTGCACCACAGGGTATCGGCGAACTGATTGTCCATCCCATCACGCCACAGCCGATTGGCGTCGTCACTATCTATCCGGGCATTTCCGCCGACGTGGTGCGTAATTTCCTGCGCCAGCCGGTGAAAGCGTTGATCCTGCGCTCCTATGGCGTCGGCAACGCCCCGCAAAACGGCGAGTTTATCCAGGTTCTGGCAGAAGCCAGCCAGCGCGGGATCGTGGTCATCAACCTGACCCAGTGCATGTCCGGGAAGGTCAATATGGGCGGGTATGCCACCGGTAACGCCCTCGCCCAGGCGGGCGTCATTAGCGGTTTTGATATGACCGTTGAGGCCACGCTGACCAAACTACATTATCTGCTGAGCCAGAACCTGAGCGTCGATGAGATTCGCAACCTGATGCAGAAAAACCTGCGTGGCGAACTGACCCCCGATGAGTAA
- a CDS encoding aldo/keto reductase, producing the protein MMEKTLSFGDRAAVPAIGQGTWFMGENRSRRAQEIAALRAGVEQGLTVIDTAEMYAHGGAEEVVGEAIRGLRDRVVLVSKVYPWHAGGQKLMDACEASLRRLGTDYLDMYLLHWAGEFSFAETVAGMETLVAQGKIRRWGVSNLNTAAMQALWQVAGGDQCATNQVLYHLASRGIEHDLLKWCQQRALPVMAYSPLAQAGRLRDGLLNHRVVTHIAKERGVSAAQILLAWVISHPGVMAIPKAASVEHVAQNAAALTLTLTAQERSQLDNAFPAPGNKVPLDMV; encoded by the coding sequence ATGATGGAAAAAACGCTATCTTTTGGCGATCGCGCGGCGGTTCCTGCTATCGGGCAGGGCACCTGGTTCATGGGTGAAAACCGCTCCCGACGTGCGCAGGAGATTGCTGCACTACGAGCGGGCGTGGAACAAGGGCTGACGGTCATCGACACCGCTGAAATGTACGCTCATGGTGGGGCGGAAGAGGTGGTCGGAGAGGCGATTCGTGGCCTGCGGGACCGCGTCGTGCTGGTCTCCAAAGTGTATCCGTGGCATGCGGGTGGGCAGAAGCTCATGGATGCCTGTGAGGCCAGCCTGCGCCGTCTGGGCACCGACTACCTTGATATGTACCTGCTGCACTGGGCTGGCGAGTTTTCTTTTGCCGAGACCGTGGCGGGTATGGAGACGCTGGTGGCGCAGGGAAAAATTCGCCGCTGGGGGGTATCGAATCTCAATACTGCCGCGATGCAGGCGCTGTGGCAGGTTGCCGGTGGCGATCAGTGCGCGACCAACCAGGTACTTTACCATCTGGCGTCGCGGGGAATTGAACATGACCTGCTGAAGTGGTGTCAGCAACGGGCGCTACCGGTGATGGCCTACAGCCCGTTGGCCCAGGCCGGACGTCTGCGCGATGGACTTTTAAATCATCGCGTTGTGACCCATATTGCTAAAGAGCGAGGGGTGAGCGCGGCACAAATTCTGCTGGCCTGGGTCATCAGTCATCCGGGCGTCATGGCTATCCCGAAAGCCGCAAGTGTAGAACATGTGGCCCAGAATGCCGCAGCGCTGACGCTGACTCTCACGGCTCAGGAGCGGTCGCAGCTCGATAATGCGTTTCCCGCGCCGGGCAACAAAGTCCCGCTCGATATGGTGTAA
- the msrB gene encoding peptide-methionine (R)-S-oxide reductase MsrB, whose translation MANKPSSDELKKNLSEMQFYVTQNHGTEPPFTGRLLHNKRDGVYHCLVCDAPLFHSQTKYDSGCGWPSFYEPVSEEAIRYLNDDSHGMQRTEIRCGNCDAHLGHVFPDGPQPSGERFCVNSASLSFNDNDNGEQIKG comes from the coding sequence ATGGCGAATAAACCCTCCTCGGACGAGCTCAAAAAAAATTTGAGCGAGATGCAGTTTTACGTGACGCAGAATCACGGTACTGAGCCGCCGTTCACCGGGCGACTGCTCCACAACAAACGGGACGGCGTCTACCACTGCCTGGTGTGCGATGCGCCGCTGTTTCACTCGCAAACGAAGTATGATTCAGGCTGCGGCTGGCCGAGCTTTTACGAGCCGGTGAGCGAGGAGGCGATTCGCTATCTGAACGATGACTCCCACGGGATGCAACGCACGGAAATTCGCTGCGGAAATTGCGATGCGCATCTGGGGCATGTGTTTCCGGATGGACCGCAGCCGAGCGGGGAGCGTTTTTGCGTCAATTCGGCCTCATTAAGCTTCAATGACAACGATAATGGCGAGCAGATTAAAGGTTAA
- the pncA gene encoding bifunctional nicotinamidase/pyrazinamidase, translated as MTNRALLLVDLQNDFCAGGALAVPDGDSTIDVANRLIDHCLARGETVVASQDWHPANHGSFASQHEVEPYTQGHLDGLAQTFWPDHCVQNSEGAALHPLLQQQAITAVFHKGENPAIDSYSAFFDNGHRQKTALDEWLRQRGITDLIIVGLATDYCVKFTVLDALDLGYTVNVITDGCRGVNLQAQDSAHAFMAMAAAGATLYTLDDWLETQA; from the coding sequence ATGACGAACCGCGCACTACTGCTGGTCGATTTACAAAACGATTTTTGCGCCGGCGGCGCACTGGCCGTTCCGGATGGCGATAGCACCATAGATGTCGCCAACCGACTTATCGACCATTGCCTTGCCCGCGGCGAAACCGTCGTCGCCAGCCAGGACTGGCACCCGGCGAACCATGGCAGCTTCGCCAGCCAGCACGAGGTCGAACCGTACACCCAGGGCCATCTCGATGGCCTGGCGCAAACGTTCTGGCCCGATCACTGCGTGCAGAACAGCGAAGGCGCGGCGCTGCATCCGCTGCTGCAGCAACAGGCGATTACCGCGGTGTTTCATAAAGGGGAAAACCCGGCTATCGACAGCTACAGCGCTTTTTTTGACAACGGTCACCGGCAAAAAACCGCGCTTGACGAGTGGCTGCGCCAACGCGGCATCACCGATCTGATCATTGTTGGGCTGGCGACCGATTACTGCGTCAAATTTACCGTGCTGGATGCGCTGGATCTCGGCTATACCGTCAACGTCATTACCGACGGCTGCCGCGGGGTCAACCTCCAGGCGCAGGATAGCGCGCACGCCTTTATGGCGATGGCCGCCGCCGGCGCTACGCTGTACACCCTCGACGACTGGCTGGAAACGCAGGCGTAA
- a CDS encoding NAD(P)H nitroreductase, which translates to MDALELLINRRSASRLAEPAPAGDQLENILRAGLRAPDHGTLQPWRFFIISDDGRERFSQLLEKGAIAAGQDDKGIEKARSAPFRAPLIITVVARCEDHPKVPKWEQEMSAGCAVMAMQMAAVAQGFNGIWRSGALTESPIVREGFACREQDKIVGFLYLGTPQLKASTTVSLPDTAPFVVRF; encoded by the coding sequence ATGGATGCTCTCGAACTACTGATAAACCGCCGTAGCGCCTCGCGTCTCGCCGAGCCGGCACCGGCCGGCGACCAACTGGAAAACATTCTTCGCGCCGGATTGCGCGCCCCGGATCACGGGACGCTGCAACCCTGGCGTTTCTTTATTATTTCTGATGATGGCCGCGAACGCTTCAGTCAACTGCTGGAGAAAGGAGCGATTGCGGCCGGGCAGGATGACAAAGGCATTGAAAAAGCCCGCAGCGCGCCGTTCCGCGCGCCGCTGATTATTACCGTCGTCGCCCGCTGCGAAGATCACCCGAAGGTGCCGAAATGGGAGCAGGAAATGTCGGCCGGCTGCGCGGTGATGGCCATGCAGATGGCGGCGGTTGCGCAGGGCTTTAACGGCATCTGGCGCAGCGGCGCATTGACCGAAAGCCCGATCGTCCGTGAAGGATTCGCCTGCCGTGAGCAGGATAAAATCGTCGGTTTTCTCTATCTGGGAACGCCGCAGCTTAAAGCCTCAACCACCGTTTCTCTGCCGGACACCGCGCCGTTTGTGGTCCGTTTCTGA
- the gapA gene encoding glyceraldehyde-3-phosphate dehydrogenase: protein MTIKVGINGFGRIGRIVFRAAQERSDIEIVAINDLLDADYMAYMLKYDSTHGRFNGTVEVKDGHLIVNGKKIRVTAERDPANLKWNEAGVDIVAEATGLFLTDETARKHITAGAKKVVLTGPSKDNTPMFVKGANFDKYEGQDIVSNASCTTNCLAPLAKVINDNFGIIEGLMTTVHATTATQKTVDGPSHKDWRGGRGAAQNIIPSSTGAAKAVGKVLPELNGKLTGMAFRVPTPNVSVVDLTVRLEKAASYEEIKKAIKAASEGAMKGVLGYTEDDVVSTDFNGEVCTSVFDAKAGIALNDNFVKLVSWYDNETGYSNKVLDLIAHISK from the coding sequence ATGACTATCAAAGTAGGTATCAACGGTTTTGGCCGTATCGGTCGCATTGTTTTCCGTGCTGCTCAGGAACGTTCTGACATCGAGATCGTTGCAATCAACGACCTGTTAGACGCTGACTACATGGCATACATGCTGAAGTATGACTCCACTCACGGCCGTTTTAACGGTACCGTTGAAGTGAAAGACGGTCATCTGATCGTTAACGGTAAAAAAATCCGTGTTACCGCTGAACGTGATCCGGCTAACCTGAAGTGGAACGAAGCAGGCGTTGACATTGTTGCTGAAGCAACCGGTCTGTTCCTGACTGACGAAACCGCTCGTAAACACATCACTGCTGGCGCGAAAAAAGTCGTTCTGACTGGCCCGTCCAAAGACAACACTCCGATGTTTGTTAAAGGCGCTAACTTTGACAAATACGAAGGCCAGGACATCGTTTCTAACGCATCCTGCACCACCAACTGCCTGGCTCCGCTGGCTAAAGTCATCAACGACAACTTCGGTATCATCGAAGGCCTGATGACCACCGTTCACGCGACCACCGCAACTCAGAAAACCGTTGACGGCCCGTCTCACAAAGACTGGCGCGGCGGCCGCGGCGCAGCACAGAACATCATCCCGTCCTCTACCGGTGCTGCTAAAGCAGTCGGTAAAGTACTGCCAGAACTGAACGGCAAACTGACCGGTATGGCGTTCCGCGTTCCGACTCCGAACGTATCCGTTGTTGACCTGACCGTTCGTCTGGAAAAAGCAGCGTCTTACGAAGAAATCAAGAAAGCAATCAAAGCGGCTTCTGAAGGCGCAATGAAAGGCGTTCTGGGTTACACCGAAGACGACGTTGTTTCTACCGATTTCAACGGCGAAGTTTGCACTTCCGTGTTCGATGCTAAAGCGGGTATCGCACTGAACGACAACTTCGTGAAACTGGTTTCCTGGTACGACAACGAAACAGGTTACTCCAACAAAGTTCTGGACCTGATCGCTCACATCTCCAAATAA
- a CDS encoding DASS family sodium-coupled anion symporter: MTELNKPLDVKLAFPLWKAVLTILFGVIIWFIPPPEGLTLHAWQMFAIFAATIFAIILKVLPMGAVTMIALIVSAFLGVTPLSPGKSDKVAALSGFANGTIWLIGIAMFISRAVIKTGLGKRVALWFISKCGSSMLGVAYGLALSDVVLGPGIPSASARGGGIMYPITQSIATAYQSEPGATARKAGAFLMICVSQIDAIVCTMFLTAMAGNPLVAELARSQGIEITWTTWFVGAIVPGIASLILLPLVIYAIYPPQLKKTPEIPAIAREELRKMGPMSLAEKILALDFVLLILLWTIGDIFFSIPATLSAFIGLMVLLISNIMSWKNIIEEKTAWDTMFWFAVLVMMANALNKYGMISWISERIVGYVGHFEWITVFLLLVMVYFYTRYFFASAMAHISAMYLAFLAVAVSVGVPPLFAALVLGYTSNLSMGLTQYSGGPGPALFGSGYNTTGQWWGVSFVVSLASIAIWLVLGGAWMKLVGFW, translated from the coding sequence ATGACTGAACTTAACAAACCTCTGGATGTGAAGCTGGCTTTCCCGTTGTGGAAAGCGGTGCTCACGATACTCTTCGGCGTTATTATCTGGTTTATCCCACCGCCGGAGGGGCTCACCCTCCACGCGTGGCAAATGTTCGCTATTTTTGCCGCCACTATCTTCGCCATCATTCTTAAGGTGCTCCCGATGGGGGCGGTAACGATGATTGCGCTGATTGTCTCCGCATTTTTGGGCGTGACGCCGCTCTCTCCGGGTAAAAGCGACAAAGTTGCGGCGTTATCCGGGTTTGCCAACGGTACTATCTGGCTGATTGGTATCGCCATGTTTATCTCCCGGGCGGTGATCAAGACCGGTCTGGGCAAGCGGGTGGCGCTGTGGTTTATTTCTAAATGCGGTTCCAGCATGTTGGGGGTTGCCTATGGTCTGGCGCTGTCGGATGTTGTCCTTGGACCGGGGATCCCTTCGGCATCAGCGAGGGGCGGCGGAATTATGTACCCGATTACCCAGTCCATTGCCACTGCCTACCAGTCAGAACCTGGCGCGACGGCGAGAAAAGCCGGCGCCTTTTTAATGATTTGCGTTTCGCAGATCGATGCCATCGTCTGTACGATGTTTTTAACGGCAATGGCGGGTAACCCGCTGGTGGCCGAACTGGCGAGAAGCCAGGGAATAGAGATAACCTGGACGACCTGGTTTGTCGGGGCTATCGTACCGGGGATTGCCTCTCTGATCCTGCTGCCGCTGGTGATTTACGCGATTTACCCGCCGCAGCTGAAAAAAACGCCGGAGATTCCAGCGATCGCCCGAGAAGAACTGCGCAAAATGGGGCCGATGTCGCTGGCAGAAAAAATTCTGGCCCTCGATTTTGTCCTGCTGATATTGCTATGGACTATCGGTGATATTTTCTTTTCGATTCCGGCTACGCTTTCGGCGTTTATTGGGCTGATGGTGCTGCTGATCAGCAACATCATGTCGTGGAAGAATATTATTGAAGAAAAAACGGCCTGGGACACCATGTTCTGGTTTGCCGTGTTGGTGATGATGGCAAATGCGCTTAATAAGTACGGCATGATTAGCTGGATATCTGAGCGAATTGTCGGCTATGTCGGTCACTTCGAATGGATAACGGTTTTTTTACTGCTGGTCATGGTTTATTTCTATACCCGCTACTTTTTCGCGTCGGCGATGGCGCATATTTCCGCGATGTATCTGGCGTTTCTTGCCGTCGCCGTTTCAGTCGGCGTACCGCCGCTTTTTGCCGCGCTGGTGCTGGGTTATACCTCTAACTTGTCGATGGGGCTTACGCAATACTCGGGGGGCCCGGGGCCCGCGCTGTTTGGTTCGGGATATAACACGACGGGGCAGTGGTGGGGCGTCAGTTTCGTGGTTTCGCTGGCGTCTATTGCTATCTGGCTGGTACTGGGCGGCGCGTGGATGAAGCTGGTGGGATTCTGGTAA
- a CDS encoding YeaC family protein codes for MEIEQIIDSMTPEVYQRLATAVELGKWPDGVALTPEQKENSLQLVMLYQARHNSDAQHMTIDTNGQMVMKSKQQLKEDFGIAPRPIATLKMH; via the coding sequence ATGGAAATCGAGCAAATAATAGACAGTATGACGCCGGAAGTGTACCAGCGACTGGCGACGGCGGTGGAGCTGGGAAAATGGCCAGATGGCGTGGCCTTAACGCCCGAGCAGAAAGAGAACAGCCTGCAGCTGGTGATGCTCTACCAGGCGCGGCATAACAGCGACGCGCAGCACATGACCATCGACACCAACGGCCAGATGGTGATGAAGAGCAAGCAGCAGCTGAAAGAGGATTTTGGCATCGCCCCCCGACCGATTGCGACGCTGAAAATGCACTAG
- the sppA gene encoding signal peptide peptidase SppA, with amino-acid sequence MRTLWRLLAGFFKWTWRVLNFIRQLALNVVFLLLVLVCVGIWAQFSSTTTEHPARGALLMDITGVVVDKPSASSKLGVIGRQLFGASSDRLQENSLFDIVQTIRQAKDDRNITGIVLDLKNFAGGDQPSMQYIGKALREFRDSGKPVYAVGSNYSQGQYYLASFANKIWLSPQGDVDLHGFATNGLYYKSLLDKLKVSTHVFRVGTYKSAVEPFIRDDMSPAAREADSRWIGELWQNYLNTIAANRQITAQQLFPGAQGLIDGLRKVDGDTAQYALNNKLVDELGTATDVEKALTKQFGWSKEDNHYRAISYYDYSVKTPSDQGAAIAVIFANGAIMDGEETPGNVGGDTTAAQIRDARLDPKVKAIVLRVNSPGGSVSASEVIREELAAAKAAGKPVVVSMGGMAASGGYWISTPANYIVANPSTLTGSIGIFGVINTVENTLASIGVHTDGVATSALADVSTTKSLPPEVQQLMQLSIENGYKRFITLVANARNSTPEKIDQIAQGHVWTGEDAKANGLVDSLGDFDDAVAKAAELAKLKQWHISYYQEEPTFFSMVLDSLTGSVRASLPAALQAWLPAPVAAAANAVKAESDKLAAFNDPQNRYAFCLTCANIR; translated from the coding sequence ATGCGAACTCTTTGGCGGCTGCTCGCCGGATTTTTTAAATGGACATGGCGGGTACTTAACTTTATTCGCCAGCTCGCACTGAACGTGGTTTTCCTGTTGCTGGTCCTGGTGTGTGTCGGTATCTGGGCACAGTTCAGCAGCACCACAACGGAACATCCCGCTCGCGGCGCGCTGCTGATGGATATCACCGGCGTGGTGGTCGATAAACCGTCCGCCAGCAGCAAACTCGGCGTGATCGGTCGTCAGCTCTTTGGCGCCAGTTCCGACCGTCTCCAGGAAAACTCGCTGTTTGATATCGTACAGACCATTCGCCAGGCGAAAGATGACCGCAATATCACCGGCATCGTACTGGATCTGAAAAATTTTGCCGGCGGCGATCAGCCTTCGATGCAGTATATCGGTAAGGCGCTGCGTGAATTCCGCGATAGCGGAAAACCGGTGTATGCCGTGGGGAGCAACTACAGCCAGGGGCAGTATTATCTGGCGAGCTTCGCCAATAAAATCTGGCTCTCGCCGCAGGGTGACGTCGACCTGCACGGCTTTGCCACCAACGGCCTGTATTACAAATCGCTGCTCGACAAGCTGAAAGTCTCGACGCACGTTTTCCGCGTCGGGACCTATAAATCGGCGGTCGAGCCGTTTATCCGCGACGATATGTCGCCTGCCGCGCGTGAAGCCGACAGTCGCTGGATTGGCGAGCTGTGGCAAAACTATCTCAATACCATCGCCGCTAACCGCCAAATCACCGCGCAGCAGCTGTTCCCAGGCGCTCAGGGGCTGATTGACGGTCTGCGTAAAGTGGACGGCGATACGGCGCAATACGCGCTGAACAACAAGCTGGTTGATGAACTGGGCACCGCCACCGACGTGGAGAAGGCGCTGACTAAACAGTTCGGCTGGAGCAAAGAGGATAATCACTATCGCGCGATCAGCTATTACGATTACAGCGTGAAAACGCCGTCCGACCAGGGTGCCGCCATTGCGGTTATCTTCGCTAACGGCGCGATTATGGACGGTGAAGAGACGCCGGGTAATGTCGGAGGAGACACGACCGCCGCGCAGATTCGCGATGCCCGCCTCGATCCGAAGGTGAAAGCGATTGTCCTGCGCGTCAACAGCCCGGGCGGCAGCGTCAGCGCCTCGGAAGTGATTCGTGAAGAGCTGGCGGCGGCGAAAGCGGCGGGTAAACCGGTGGTGGTCTCCATGGGCGGCATGGCGGCTTCCGGCGGCTACTGGATCTCCACGCCGGCCAACTATATCGTCGCCAACCCTAGCACTCTCACAGGCTCGATTGGCATCTTCGGCGTCATTAACACCGTCGAAAATACGCTGGCCTCGATCGGCGTTCATACCGATGGCGTGGCGACATCGGCGCTGGCCGATGTTTCAACCACCAAATCGCTGCCGCCTGAAGTTCAGCAATTGATGCAGTTGAGCATTGAAAACGGCTACAAACGCTTTATCACTCTGGTCGCCAACGCGCGTAACAGCACCCCGGAGAAAATCGACCAGATTGCCCAGGGCCATGTCTGGACCGGTGAAGATGCGAAAGCCAACGGGCTGGTCGATAGCCTGGGCGACTTTGACGACGCGGTGGCGAAAGCCGCGGAGCTGGCGAAGCTGAAACAGTGGCATATCAGCTACTATCAAGAAGAGCCGACGTTCTTCTCGATGGTTCTCGACAGCCTGACCGGTTCGGTACGCGCGTCGCTGCCTGCGGCGCTGCAGGCCTGGCTGCCGGCACCGGTTGCCGCCGCAGCCAATGCCGTCAAGGCTGAAAGCGATAAGCTCGCCGCGTTCAACGATCCGCAGAACCGCTACGCGTTCTGTTTAACCTGCGCCAATATCCGCTAG